TACCTTCTTTACCAAAGAAAGGTGAATCGTTAATTGTAAACAACATAGACATTGTTGGCTCATCGATAGCGATAGTTTGTAAAGCCTCAGGGTTTTCAAAATCTGCAATAGTATCACCAATTTCGAAACCTTCAATACCTACAACAGCACAAATATCTCCCGCAACAACTTCTTCTACTTTTCTACGGCCTAAACCTTCGAAAGTATGTAATTCTTTAATTCTTGATTTAATTACTTTACCATCTCTTTTTACTAAAGAAATAGGTGATCCTTCTTTCAACACACCTCTTTCAAGACGTCCGATAGCGATACGACCTGTAAAAGAAGAGAAATCTAAAGATGTAATCAACATTTGAGGAGTTCCTTCAGAAACTTTAGGAGCTGGAACATTAGCAATAACCATGTCTAATAGTGGCTCAATGTTTTGTGTTTGATTTTTCCAATCATCAGACATCCAATTGTTTTTAGCAGAACCGTAAACAGTTGGGAAATCCAATTGCTCTTCAGTAGCACCTAATTCAAACATTAAGTCAAAAACTTTTTCGTGAACTTCTTCAGGAGTACAGTTTTCTTTATCCACTTTATTGATAACTACGCATGGTTTCAATCCTAAATCAATCGCTTTTTGCAAAACGAAACGAGTTTGAGGCATTGGACCTTCGAAAGCATCAACTAGCAAACATACACCATCGGCCATGTTCAATACACGTTCTACTTCTCCTCCAAAATCGGCGTGACCTGGAGTATCGATAATATTGATTTTTGTTCCTTTATATTGAACAGATACGTTTTTAGAAGTAATTGTAATACCTCTCTCACGCTCTAAATCATTATTATCTAAGATTAAATCACCTGTGTTTTCGTTTTCACGAAATAACTGACAGTGATACATAATTTTATCAACCAAAGTTGTTTTACCGTGATCGACGTGGGCAATAATTGCAATGTTTCTAATAGATTCCATCTGTGATTTTTAATGGGCGCAAAGGTACACTTTATTTTCTAAAAAAAAACGTTTCTGACATAGTTTGCGTATATACAATCAATTAGTTAATATAAAACGTCA
This portion of the Flavobacterium panacagri genome encodes:
- the typA gene encoding translational GTPase TypA — its product is MESIRNIAIIAHVDHGKTTLVDKIMYHCQLFRENENTGDLILDNNDLERERGITITSKNVSVQYKGTKINIIDTPGHADFGGEVERVLNMADGVCLLVDAFEGPMPQTRFVLQKAIDLGLKPCVVINKVDKENCTPEEVHEKVFDLMFELGATEEQLDFPTVYGSAKNNWMSDDWKNQTQNIEPLLDMVIANVPAPKVSEGTPQMLITSLDFSSFTGRIAIGRLERGVLKEGSPISLVKRDGKVIKSRIKELHTFEGLGRRKVEEVVAGDICAVVGIEGFEIGDTIADFENPEALQTIAIDEPTMSMLFTINDSPFFGKEGKFVTSRHIRERLTKELEKNLAMKVGETDSADKFMVFGRGVLHLSVLIETMRREGYELQIGQPQVIIKEVDGVKCEPIEELTIDLPENLSGRAVEFVTIRKGEMLSMEGKGERMIIKFNIPSRGIIGLRNQLLTATAGEAIMAHRFIGYEPYKGEIPGRNNGSLISMENGKAIPYSIDKLQDRGKFFVDPNEDIYEGQVIGENTRSDDMTVNVTKTKKLSNVRSSGADDKARIIPAIKFSLEEALEYIQKDEYVEVTPKSLRLRKIYLSETDRKRYKI